In Opitutus sp., one genomic interval encodes:
- a CDS encoding glycosyltransferase — protein sequence MSFPLVTPDTSLPVAPQTLLFFLAQRDNYRAPLFSANEVFCSPDAFSESTGGRPTVVQCPLGEFDISDFIRATPGLSKPELLIVKIDASLRCCPKNLFKLKCPKVLIVGDTHHMGLPLERVIRYALSEPFTHIIMDHTRHHAHFLMEAGLKNVHWIPAVDFSFLPRELRPQPSTPLTFVGQVGRHHPFRRHALDAVRNAGLPLEILRGSNAKAADIYADSQITLNVSLNGDLNLRVFESLGAGGFLLTDRLAPASGLSRIFEDGKHLVTWGSVDELIEKIRYYLAHPEEAAVIRRAGQAELFANHAPAVKMREVFDLVHSGKVNPRYDLEGERAGLSVRFRREEIDTCVRERFAAYQVIQEAHRTSLGVTVWCENPAALDSLADLPRLRFAPLAEMPAVNTDGTVDLLWLDGTEAEAAACLSGRYVKRLLLPKEPTAALKETLAQFGYKADAACPAHYRLENPVALLSQAAAQSLTEFVAENLGRAIEAARSADECLTCAELADAQELVDLNYRAIERAVGLDRNHAGALISLAAATLGCGDSASTLLYLEELRRVGPLPAEAVELYDRLHGELAAHPELHNYYEFAGLLPTPQAETPRKILLITNLFPPEELGGYGRKMWEFAHYLKSRGHTVRVLASSIPSLAKPPTDEELALEPVVERTLRLKGTWTKGLPESITDPVELMDCNRHNRACIEQVINELQPDVVFAGNLDFLGITVIEAAFAHNLPVLQSLGNPCPGYRSDELPMGGTYWIGSCSQWNARKVQSLGYRAGRVDVIYPGARVDRFFKINLPDRARLRICFVGLVMPFKGVHTLVEALAHLAVREIDFTCEIAGECTTPALLDTLKGVAANHGFADRLAFTGFLDRTKLGTLLARNNVLVFPSIVEEGFGISQVEAMASGLVVVSSGTGGAREIITDGVDGLLFTAGDPAALANQLLRLHEQPELFAGLQIAGQNRAFNFSIPRSGEKIESLISEMLTEQKPALISLISSF from the coding sequence ATGAGCTTCCCACTCGTTACCCCGGATACCTCTTTACCCGTTGCCCCACAAACGCTCCTGTTCTTTTTGGCGCAGCGCGACAACTACCGCGCGCCACTCTTTTCGGCCAACGAGGTGTTCTGCAGTCCGGATGCCTTCAGCGAGTCCACCGGCGGCCGGCCCACCGTCGTCCAATGTCCGCTCGGCGAGTTCGATATTTCGGATTTTATCCGCGCCACGCCTGGTCTGTCCAAACCCGAGCTGCTCATCGTCAAAATCGACGCCAGCCTGCGCTGCTGCCCGAAGAATCTCTTTAAATTAAAATGCCCCAAGGTGTTGATCGTCGGTGACACCCACCACATGGGACTGCCCCTGGAGCGGGTCATCCGCTACGCCCTATCCGAGCCGTTTACGCACATCATCATGGATCATACGCGCCATCACGCACACTTCCTGATGGAGGCCGGGCTGAAGAACGTGCACTGGATTCCCGCCGTCGATTTTTCCTTCCTGCCGCGCGAGTTGCGCCCCCAGCCGAGCACCCCGCTCACCTTTGTCGGTCAGGTGGGGCGGCACCACCCGTTCCGCCGCCACGCACTCGACGCCGTTCGCAACGCCGGTCTTCCCCTCGAAATCCTGCGCGGCTCCAACGCCAAGGCCGCCGACATCTACGCGGACTCGCAGATCACCCTCAACGTCAGCCTCAACGGCGATCTTAACCTGCGCGTCTTCGAGTCGCTCGGCGCGGGCGGTTTCCTGCTAACCGACCGGCTGGCGCCCGCTTCCGGCCTGTCGCGGATTTTTGAGGACGGCAAACACCTCGTCACCTGGGGCTCGGTCGATGAGCTGATTGAAAAAATCCGCTACTACCTCGCCCATCCCGAGGAGGCCGCCGTGATCCGCCGCGCCGGTCAGGCCGAGCTCTTTGCAAACCACGCACCGGCGGTGAAAATGCGCGAGGTGTTCGACCTTGTGCACAGTGGTAAAGTTAACCCGCGCTACGACTTAGAAGGCGAGCGCGCGGGTTTGAGCGTGCGCTTTCGGCGCGAGGAAATCGACACCTGCGTTCGCGAGCGGTTTGCCGCTTACCAAGTCATTCAGGAAGCGCACCGCACCAGTTTGGGCGTCACGGTGTGGTGCGAAAATCCGGCGGCGCTGGACAGTTTGGCGGACCTGCCGCGCCTGCGTTTTGCGCCTCTGGCCGAGATGCCGGCGGTCAACACCGACGGAACGGTGGATTTACTCTGGTTGGACGGCACCGAGGCCGAGGCGGCCGCCTGTTTGAGTGGCCGTTACGTGAAGCGCCTGCTGCTGCCGAAGGAGCCCACGGCGGCCCTCAAGGAAACGCTCGCCCAGTTCGGCTACAAAGCCGACGCCGCTTGCCCCGCCCATTACCGGTTGGAAAACCCCGTCGCGCTCCTCAGCCAAGCCGCCGCCCAATCGCTCACCGAGTTCGTTGCCGAAAATCTGGGGCGGGCGATCGAAGCGGCGCGTTCGGCCGACGAATGCCTCACCTGCGCCGAGTTGGCCGACGCCCAGGAGCTGGTCGACCTGAACTACCGCGCCATTGAGCGGGCCGTCGGGCTGGATCGCAATCACGCCGGCGCGCTGATTTCGCTGGCGGCCGCTACACTCGGCTGCGGCGATTCCGCCTCCACCTTGCTCTATTTGGAAGAGCTGCGCCGAGTGGGGCCGCTGCCAGCCGAGGCCGTGGAGCTTTACGACCGCTTGCACGGTGAACTCGCCGCGCACCCCGAGTTACATAACTACTACGAATTCGCCGGTTTGTTACCTACGCCGCAGGCGGAAACGCCGCGCAAAATCCTGCTCATTACCAACCTGTTTCCGCCCGAGGAGCTGGGCGGCTACGGCCGCAAAATGTGGGAGTTTGCTCATTATCTTAAATCGCGCGGTCACACCGTGCGCGTGTTGGCCAGCAGCATTCCATCGTTGGCCAAACCGCCCACCGACGAGGAGCTGGCGCTGGAGCCCGTCGTGGAGCGCACGCTCCGGCTCAAAGGCACGTGGACCAAGGGGCTTCCTGAGTCGATCACCGATCCGGTTGAACTCATGGACTGCAACCGCCACAACCGCGCCTGCATCGAGCAGGTGATTAACGAGTTGCAGCCCGACGTGGTGTTTGCCGGTAACCTGGATTTCCTCGGCATTACGGTCATCGAGGCGGCTTTTGCGCACAACCTGCCGGTGCTGCAATCCTTGGGCAATCCCTGCCCGGGCTACCGGAGCGACGAGTTGCCCATGGGCGGCACGTATTGGATCGGCTCCTGCAGCCAGTGGAATGCGCGCAAAGTCCAGTCGCTTGGCTACCGGGCGGGGCGGGTGGACGTGATTTATCCGGGGGCCCGCGTGGACCGCTTTTTTAAGATTAACCTGCCGGATCGGGCCCGCTTGCGGATCTGTTTCGTGGGCCTGGTCATGCCGTTCAAAGGCGTGCACACGCTGGTGGAGGCGCTGGCGCACTTGGCCGTGCGCGAGATCGACTTCACCTGTGAAATCGCGGGCGAATGCACTACGCCGGCGCTGCTGGACACGCTCAAAGGTGTGGCCGCCAACCACGGTTTTGCCGACCGCCTGGCCTTTACCGGCTTCCTTGACCGCACGAAGTTGGGCACCCTGTTGGCGCGCAATAACGTGTTGGTATTCCCGAGTATAGTGGAGGAAGGCTTTGGCATTTCCCAGGTCGAGGCGATGGCTTCCGGCTTGGTTGTGGTGTCGTCAGGCACGGGTGGGGCACGGGAAATCATCACCGACGGTGTCGATGGACTGCTGTTCACGGCCGGCGATCCTGCCGCGCTCGCCAATCAGCTGCTGCGGTTGCATGAGCAGCCCGAGTTGTTCGCCGGGCTGCAGATCGCGGGTCAAAACCGCGCCTTTAATTTCTCGATTCCGCGCTCGGGCGAGAAGATCGAAAGCCTGATCAGCGAGATGCTCACGGAGCAAAAGCCGGCTCTCATCTCCCTTATATCAAGTTTCTAA
- a CDS encoding FkbM family methyltransferase: MIKDIRALYNKGQFEAAYALLDHAVATHPDDLQLGRDVGVFIHEHAVFHKFKTAVSGLAAYLPSHPTDYEAHIAHAFTAWVSGLNNECVASCTRAIALRHDVIHPYHILGLYYLNRQEYLPAFTTLAAGMLFCAPADKETLRVFLMLAAAMLRDLASFTFAFDGFNFTFKPTCFNAMAVETSAAHLQSLLCEAEELRLIRAEAAGCRRIVECGCLVGNHTLYFAKALRPEKIIVLDASTQSLEQTRHNFSLNPDVADVVLDLRHRAISTETGMIELLGYKVKAVVLDEEIQEPVDFIKIDVDGMEMAALEGLRLTIGQYRPKIMIEVSNEFAEQFRRFIHEFNYVVRQQIVRGGDGNYLISPAEGWRPLPANS; this comes from the coding sequence ATGATAAAAGACATTCGCGCGCTCTATAATAAGGGGCAGTTTGAGGCCGCCTATGCGTTGTTGGACCACGCGGTGGCCACTCATCCCGACGATTTGCAATTGGGACGCGACGTGGGCGTGTTTATTCACGAACACGCGGTTTTTCATAAATTTAAAACCGCCGTCAGCGGTCTTGCCGCCTACTTGCCAAGCCACCCCACGGACTACGAAGCGCATATTGCCCATGCCTTTACCGCTTGGGTGAGCGGGTTGAATAACGAATGTGTTGCCAGTTGCACGCGAGCGATAGCGCTCAGGCACGATGTCATTCACCCTTATCATATTTTGGGGTTATACTATTTAAACCGCCAAGAGTACTTACCGGCCTTTACCACTTTGGCGGCAGGCATGTTGTTTTGCGCGCCCGCCGATAAAGAGACGCTCCGGGTGTTTTTAATGCTCGCCGCGGCGATGCTGCGCGATTTGGCCTCCTTCACCTTCGCCTTCGATGGCTTCAATTTCACGTTTAAACCCACCTGTTTTAATGCGATGGCGGTGGAGACCTCGGCGGCCCACTTGCAGTCACTTCTATGCGAGGCAGAGGAGTTGCGCCTGATTCGCGCCGAGGCCGCCGGTTGTCGGCGTATCGTCGAATGCGGCTGTTTGGTGGGTAATCACACCCTGTATTTCGCCAAGGCCCTGCGCCCCGAAAAAATCATTGTGCTCGATGCGAGCACTCAGAGCCTTGAGCAAACGCGGCACAATTTTTCGCTCAATCCCGACGTCGCCGATGTGGTATTGGATTTGCGCCACCGCGCGATCAGCACCGAAACCGGGATGATCGAGCTGTTGGGTTATAAAGTGAAAGCGGTCGTGCTGGATGAGGAAATCCAAGAGCCGGTCGATTTCATTAAAATCGACGTGGATGGGATGGAGATGGCTGCCCTCGAGGGCCTGCGCCTGACGATCGGCCAATACCGGCCCAAGATCATGATCGAGGTGAGCAATGAATTCGCCGAGCAATTCCGCCGCTTTATCCACGAATTTAATTATGTGGTTCGGCAGCAGATTGTACGCGGCGGCGACGGCAATTACTTGATCTCCCCAGCCGAAGGATGGAGGCCGCTCCCTGCCAACTCTTGA
- a CDS encoding SDR family oxidoreductase, producing MNILLTGGCGYVGTPLTLSLLEAGHTVTVVDLQWFGNDLPAHPRLTVLKEDIRNADRVPMAGMDAILHLANVANDPCADLDSKLNWEVNALATMLLVERAIAHKVPQFIHASSGSVYGVKDEPEVTEELSLVPISDYNKTKMISERVLLSYADRICVNIVRPATVCGYSPRMRLDLSVNLLTMAALTKGKITVFGGDQTRPNIHLRDMIRVYHHFLAVGKAHPGIFNAGFENISILDIAERVQKHVPAEITVTPSNDPRSYRLSSKKLLATGFAPKFTVEDGITEVIAAYRDGRLRDEERCYNIKTMMKQAIKA from the coding sequence ATGAACATCCTTCTTACTGGCGGCTGCGGCTATGTTGGCACCCCTCTCACGCTCAGTCTTCTCGAAGCCGGCCACACTGTCACCGTGGTCGACTTACAATGGTTCGGCAACGACCTGCCGGCCCACCCGCGTCTGACCGTACTCAAAGAAGACATACGCAACGCTGACCGCGTTCCAATGGCTGGCATGGATGCGATCCTGCACCTGGCCAACGTCGCCAACGACCCCTGCGCCGACCTCGATTCGAAGCTTAACTGGGAGGTCAACGCCCTCGCCACCATGCTGCTCGTCGAGCGCGCCATCGCCCACAAAGTCCCCCAGTTTATCCACGCCAGCTCCGGCAGCGTTTACGGCGTCAAAGACGAGCCTGAGGTCACCGAGGAACTCTCGCTCGTTCCGATCTCCGACTACAACAAGACCAAGATGATCAGCGAGCGCGTGCTGCTCAGCTACGCCGACCGCATCTGCGTCAACATCGTACGCCCCGCCACCGTCTGCGGTTACTCGCCGCGCATGCGCCTCGATCTCTCGGTGAACCTGCTGACGATGGCCGCGCTCACCAAGGGCAAGATCACCGTATTCGGCGGCGACCAGACCCGCCCCAACATCCACCTGCGCGACATGATTCGCGTCTATCACCACTTCCTCGCCGTGGGCAAAGCCCATCCCGGAATCTTTAACGCCGGCTTCGAAAACATCTCCATTTTGGACATCGCCGAGCGCGTTCAGAAACACGTGCCCGCCGAGATCACCGTCACCCCGTCGAACGACCCGCGCTCCTACCGGTTGTCCTCCAAAAAGCTCCTTGCCACCGGGTTCGCCCCGAAGTTCACCGTCGAGGACGGCATCACCGAGGTGATCGCCGCCTACCGTGACGGCCGTCTGCGCGACGAGGAACGCTGCTACAACATCAAGAC
- a CDS encoding GDP-mannose 4,6-dehydratase, which translates to MSERIAIIGSNSFSGASFARHCLAEGLEVLGLSRSHEPSASFLPYRWLPTEAQSRWRFVQADLNQDPERLMAALDAFAPSMVVNFAAQGMVAQSWLNPEHWYQTNVMANLRLHEALRRRTWLKKYVHVGTPEVYGTTSGVITESAAFNPSTPYAASRAACDLHLRTFFANYGFPVVWTRAANVYGAGQQLYRIIPRTLLSIQLGQRLPLHGGGHSVRSFIHIDDVARATLAIARSAPAGECYHLSTDRFISIRALVKTLCDLLGADFDRVVDIVDDRPGKDAAYTLDSTKARQTLGWTPTVGLEDGLRETVAWVTAHFETLRTQPLDYIHKP; encoded by the coding sequence ATGTCCGAACGCATCGCGATCATCGGTAGTAATTCCTTTTCGGGGGCCAGCTTTGCCCGCCACTGCCTAGCGGAGGGCCTGGAGGTGCTGGGCCTGAGCCGCTCGCACGAGCCGTCGGCCAGTTTCCTGCCTTACCGCTGGCTGCCCACCGAGGCCCAGTCGCGCTGGCGCTTCGTGCAGGCCGACCTCAATCAGGATCCCGAGCGACTGATGGCCGCCCTCGATGCCTTCGCCCCGTCGATGGTGGTTAATTTTGCCGCCCAAGGCATGGTCGCCCAGAGCTGGCTCAATCCTGAGCACTGGTACCAGACCAACGTCATGGCCAATCTCCGCCTGCACGAGGCGCTGCGCCGCCGCACCTGGCTGAAAAAATACGTGCACGTGGGCACGCCCGAGGTGTACGGCACGACCTCTGGCGTCATCACCGAGAGCGCGGCGTTTAACCCGAGCACGCCTTACGCCGCCTCGCGCGCCGCCTGCGACCTGCACCTGCGCACCTTTTTTGCCAATTACGGTTTCCCGGTGGTTTGGACGCGCGCCGCCAACGTCTACGGCGCCGGTCAACAGCTCTACCGCATCATCCCGCGCACGCTGCTCTCGATCCAGCTCGGCCAGCGCCTGCCGCTCCATGGCGGCGGCCACTCGGTGCGCTCCTTTATCCACATCGACGACGTGGCCCGCGCCACCCTCGCCATCGCCCGCAGCGCGCCCGCCGGCGAGTGCTACCACCTTTCCACCGACCGCTTCATCAGTATCCGCGCTTTGGTTAAAACCCTCTGCGACCTGCTCGGCGCCGACTTCGACCGCGTGGTGGACATCGTCGACGACCGTCCCGGTAAAGACGCCGCCTACACCCTCGACAGCACCAAGGCCCGCCAAACCCTCGGCTGGACTCCGACCGTGGGGCTCGAAGACGGCCTGCGTGAGACGGTTGCCTGGGTGACCGCCCACTTTGAAACGCTGCGCACGCAGCCGCTCGACTACATCCATAAGCCCTGA
- a CDS encoding SIS domain-containing protein, whose amino-acid sequence MVTLAKHARLRSTPKSKAVPEFVRHYHDTLETAWKNHDWSDVAELADALRRCWQDRRQVFLCGNGGSAANAIHLANDFLYGVAKADGRGLRVTALTSNSAVMTCLGNDIGYADIFSQQLSVLAEPGDLLLAFSGSGNSPNIVKALERARELNMTSYAILGYSGGKCLTLADHPIHFPVDDMQVAEDLQVMIGHMLMQELSKHPRGWTPDAPRARSSAARSTH is encoded by the coding sequence ATGGTTACCCTCGCCAAACACGCCCGCCTTCGCTCCACCCCTAAGTCCAAGGCCGTTCCTGAGTTTGTCCGCCATTACCACGACACGTTGGAGACCGCGTGGAAAAACCACGATTGGTCCGACGTCGCCGAACTGGCCGACGCCCTGCGCCGCTGCTGGCAGGATCGCCGCCAGGTTTTCCTTTGCGGCAATGGTGGCAGTGCCGCCAACGCCATCCACTTGGCCAACGACTTCCTCTACGGCGTCGCCAAGGCCGACGGGCGCGGCCTGCGCGTCACCGCCTTGACCTCCAATTCCGCGGTAATGACCTGCCTGGGAAATGACATCGGCTATGCGGACATTTTTTCCCAACAACTTTCTGTTCTGGCCGAGCCCGGCGACCTTCTGCTGGCGTTTTCCGGCAGCGGCAACTCGCCGAACATCGTCAAGGCCCTCGAACGCGCCCGCGAGTTGAACATGACCAGTTACGCGATCCTCGGCTACTCTGGCGGCAAGTGCCTCACACTGGCCGACCACCCGATCCATTTCCCGGTCGACGACATGCAGGTAGCCGAAGACCTCCAGGTCATGATCGGCCACATGCTCATGCAGGAGCTTTCGAAACATCCGCGCGGCTGGACCCCCGACGCCCCTCGCGCCCGTTCCAGCGCCGCTCGCAGCACCCATTAA
- a CDS encoding adenylyltransferase/cytidyltransferase family protein, whose protein sequence is MANEKIIPFAQAATLCADLRAEGKTVVHCHGTFDMIHPGHIVHFEEARALGDVLVVTITGEEHVNKGPGRPYFNDQLRSRWIAALSPVDYVVVVPHPAAVEAIECVAPHFYCKGREYANAANDVTGNIADDLAAVARVGGEVRYVGSIVFSSTRLLNSHFEPYPPNVKAFCRAVASECSADRFRQIVDSFSTMRVLIIGDLIFDRYTTVEVQGLTSKNRILSGRHVADDMQAGGALAVYRHMREFTSHVKLISLAGTEPWLDSTLAEFIEPDGDAIIRSPDFTTIVKQRFVEPRVEGKELTKLFSVNYIDKEKPSAELQQAVIRRIDEYIENYDLVLVMDFGHGLMEDVVREHVQDKARFLAVNCQTNSNNHGYNIINRRYRRANIFTLDQAELQLAVGARDLDYGQELTKLARQLGSSYAWLTRGSHETLGRNCVKDISSCPPFERQVVDTVGAGDAFCAVASLAAASKVPLNVATFMGQLAGAQSVRIVGNSEPIRKARLLKGGMSMLAF, encoded by the coding sequence ATGGCCAACGAAAAAATCATCCCCTTCGCGCAAGCCGCGACCCTCTGCGCCGATCTGCGCGCCGAGGGCAAAACCGTCGTCCACTGCCATGGCACCTTCGACATGATTCACCCCGGGCACATCGTGCACTTCGAGGAGGCGCGCGCCCTCGGCGACGTCCTGGTGGTGACGATCACCGGTGAGGAGCACGTCAACAAGGGCCCCGGCCGCCCCTATTTTAACGACCAGCTGCGCTCCCGCTGGATCGCCGCGCTTTCGCCGGTGGACTACGTGGTGGTCGTCCCGCATCCCGCCGCCGTCGAGGCGATCGAGTGCGTGGCTCCCCACTTTTATTGCAAGGGCCGCGAATACGCCAACGCCGCTAACGACGTCACCGGCAACATCGCCGACGATCTCGCGGCGGTGGCGCGAGTGGGCGGCGAGGTGCGCTACGTCGGCTCCATCGTTTTCAGCTCCACGCGCCTGCTCAACTCCCACTTCGAGCCCTATCCGCCCAACGTGAAAGCGTTCTGCCGCGCCGTCGCCTCCGAGTGCAGCGCCGACCGCTTTCGCCAGATCGTGGACAGTTTTTCGACGATGCGCGTGTTGATCATCGGCGACCTCATTTTCGACCGCTACACCACCGTCGAGGTGCAGGGCCTGACCTCTAAAAACCGCATCCTTTCCGGCCGCCACGTGGCTGACGACATGCAGGCCGGTGGCGCCCTCGCGGTGTACCGGCACATGCGCGAGTTCACTTCTCACGTGAAGCTCATCAGCCTGGCCGGCACCGAGCCGTGGCTCGACAGCACGCTCGCCGAGTTCATCGAGCCCGATGGTGACGCGATCATCCGCAGCCCCGATTTCACGACCATCGTCAAGCAGCGCTTCGTTGAACCGCGCGTCGAGGGCAAGGAGCTGACCAAGCTTTTTTCGGTTAACTACATCGACAAAGAAAAACCCAGCGCCGAGCTGCAGCAGGCGGTCATCCGCCGCATCGACGAGTACATCGAAAACTACGACCTGGTGCTGGTGATGGATTTCGGCCACGGCCTGATGGAAGACGTGGTCCGCGAGCACGTGCAGGACAAGGCCCGATTCCTCGCGGTGAACTGCCAAACGAACAGCAACAATCACGGTTACAACATTATCAACCGCCGCTACCGCCGCGCCAACATCTTCACCCTCGACCAGGCCGAGCTCCAGCTCGCCGTCGGCGCCCGTGATCTCGATTACGGCCAAGAGCTCACCAAGCTCGCCCGCCAACTCGGCAGCAGTTACGCGTGGCTTACCCGCGGCTCGCACGAAACGCTTGGCCGCAACTGCGTGAAAGACATCTCGTCGTGCCCGCCCTTTGAGCGCCAAGTGGTGGATACGGTCGGTGCGGGCGATGCCTTCTGCGCGGTCGCCAGCCTGGCCGCCGCGAGCAAGGTTCCGCTCAACGTGGCGACCTTTATGGGCCAGCTCGCCGGCGCCCAGTCGGTGCGCATCGTGGGCAACTCAGAGCCCATCCGGAAGGCTCGTTTGTTAAAAGGCGGCATGTCGATGCTTGCTTTCTAA
- the ppk1 gene encoding polyphosphate kinase 1, giving the protein MATKRTTTRPQQSTRARKAPAPKPAAAAKAPSAAPAPAAAAPSAAPADDRVLIPKSRPRRIKPSAKPVKAAYFNRELSWLAFNRRVLEQAQNAKHPLLERVKFLAIVSSNLDEFFEIRVAGIIQQVESGITEPSVDGLGPKESLRRIHSVVGSLVEEQYDCWHQQLLPSLATEGILFKTAAELTPAELNWVRAYFHEQVYPVLTPLALDQSHPFPQLGNKTLNVIVSLDNPETPEVEQVAAILPVPRILPRLVPIDPENPGQQQRFVFLSEIIKLCAGEFFPGYRINGAHAFRVTRNSDLYIDQEEAENLLKKIEEELRNQRRGEAVRLEIEEGVDESVFKTLCEHLDLSHEYVFRLNGPLNLLRLMSLDDLERPDLKFRPFTPVNVSPLREPAHIFETLRSQDVLLHHPYDSFQPVVDFIEQAARDPQVFAIKQTLYRTSGDSPFVKALIEASRNGKQVTAMVELRARFDEANNIQWAKQLEEAGVHVVYGLVGHKTHCKCLLVVRREGKLLRRYAHLGTGNYNPKTARFYTDLSYFTAREELTTDAANLFNTLTGLSLKPVFEHLLVAPYSLHSRMQELIAREAENAAAGRPGRIIAKMNSLVDKATIDSLYAASQAGVKIDIIVRGVCCLVPGVKGLSEHIRVRSIVGRYLEHARAFYFENNGGEPLVLAGSADWMPRNFFRRVEVIYPVLDPVLRRWIIDELFEVELQDNENARELHANGAYQPVRRTASTPAFSTHGYFIARAIARARALAEG; this is encoded by the coding sequence ATGGCCACGAAGCGCACCACCACCCGTCCGCAGCAATCCACCCGTGCCCGTAAAGCCCCCGCGCCCAAACCAGCCGCAGCAGCAAAGGCCCCCTCCGCTGCCCCAGCACCCGCCGCCGCCGCCCCTAGCGCCGCACCCGCCGACGACCGCGTGCTCATTCCCAAGAGCCGCCCGCGCCGCATCAAACCGTCGGCCAAACCGGTCAAGGCCGCCTATTTTAACCGCGAACTGAGCTGGCTGGCCTTCAACCGCCGCGTGCTCGAACAGGCACAAAACGCCAAACATCCCCTGCTCGAGCGCGTTAAGTTCCTCGCCATCGTTTCCTCCAACTTGGACGAGTTTTTCGAGATTCGCGTCGCCGGCATCATCCAGCAGGTCGAAAGCGGCATCACCGAACCCAGCGTGGACGGACTCGGGCCGAAGGAGTCGTTACGCCGCATCCACTCGGTGGTGGGCTCGCTGGTCGAGGAACAGTACGACTGCTGGCACCAGCAGCTACTGCCGTCGCTGGCTACCGAGGGCATCCTCTTCAAAACCGCCGCCGAGCTGACCCCGGCCGAGCTGAACTGGGTGCGCGCCTATTTCCACGAGCAGGTTTACCCGGTGCTCACGCCGCTGGCCCTCGACCAGTCGCACCCGTTTCCCCAGCTCGGCAACAAGACGCTCAACGTCATCGTCTCGCTCGACAACCCCGAGACGCCCGAGGTCGAGCAAGTGGCCGCCATTCTGCCCGTGCCGCGCATCCTGCCGCGTTTGGTGCCGATCGACCCTGAAAACCCCGGCCAGCAGCAACGCTTCGTTTTCCTTTCCGAAATCATCAAACTGTGCGCCGGCGAATTTTTCCCCGGCTACCGCATCAACGGCGCTCACGCCTTCCGCGTCACCCGCAACAGCGACCTGTACATCGACCAAGAGGAGGCGGAAAACCTGCTTAAAAAAATCGAGGAGGAGCTGCGCAACCAACGCCGCGGCGAGGCCGTGCGCCTGGAAATCGAGGAGGGCGTGGATGAATCCGTTTTCAAGACCCTGTGTGAACACCTTGACCTGTCCCACGAGTACGTTTTCCGCCTCAACGGCCCCCTTAACCTTTTGCGGTTGATGAGCCTGGACGACCTCGAACGGCCCGACCTCAAGTTCCGCCCGTTCACTCCGGTCAACGTATCGCCACTGCGCGAGCCGGCGCACATCTTTGAAACCCTGCGCTCGCAGGACGTGCTGTTGCACCACCCCTACGACTCGTTTCAACCGGTGGTGGATTTCATCGAGCAGGCGGCGCGCGACCCGCAGGTGTTTGCCATCAAACAAACCCTCTACCGCACCAGCGGCGACTCGCCCTTCGTGAAGGCGCTCATCGAGGCTTCGCGCAACGGCAAACAGGTGACCGCCATGGTGGAGCTGCGCGCGCGTTTCGACGAGGCCAACAACATCCAGTGGGCCAAGCAGTTGGAGGAAGCCGGTGTGCACGTGGTGTACGGCCTGGTCGGGCACAAAACGCACTGCAAATGCCTGCTCGTGGTGCGCCGCGAGGGCAAACTGCTGCGCCGCTACGCGCACCTGGGCACGGGTAATTACAACCCGAAGACCGCGCGTTTTTACACTGACCTGAGCTATTTCACCGCCCGCGAGGAGCTCACCACCGACGCGGCAAATCTGTTCAACACGCTCACCGGCCTAAGTTTGAAGCCGGTTTTCGAGCACCTGCTGGTGGCACCCTACTCGCTGCACTCACGCATGCAGGAACTCATTGCGCGCGAAGCCGAAAACGCCGCCGCCGGTCGTCCGGGTCGCATCATCGCCAAGATGAACTCGCTGGTCGACAAGGCCACGATCGATTCGCTTTACGCCGCCTCCCAGGCCGGGGTGAAGATCGACATCATCGTGCGCGGGGTGTGCTGCCTGGTGCCCGGGGTGAAGGGGCTAAGCGAACACATCCGGGTGCGCAGTATCGTCGGGCGTTACCTGGAACACGCGCGGGCGTTTTACTTCGAGAACAACGGCGGAGAGCCGCTGGTGTTGGCTGGCAGCGCCGACTGGATGCCGCGCAACTTTTTCCGCCGCGTGGAGGTGATTTATCCGGTGCTCGATCCGGTATTGCGGCGCTGGATCATCGACGAGCTGTTTGAGGTGGAGCTGCAGGACAACGAAAACGCGCGCGAATTGCACGCCAACGGAGCCTACCAACCAGTCCGGCGGACGGCCAGCACTCCGGCGTTTTCGACCCACGGTTACTTCATAGCCCGCGCCATCGCCCGAGCGCGGGCGCTGGCGGAGGGGTAA
- a CDS encoding rhodanese, which produces MSETYPLEISVEETQRLLLETPAQVVLVDVREPDEVERCRIAGSTTIPMKQIPEHVGTLPKDKHLLIHCHHGGRSMRVTQFLRANGFSAVSNVAGGIDAWSLAIDASVPRY; this is translated from the coding sequence ATGTCCGAAACCTATCCGCTGGAAATCTCGGTTGAAGAAACGCAGCGCCTGCTGCTCGAAACCCCCGCCCAGGTTGTGCTCGTCGACGTGCGCGAGCCCGACGAAGTGGAGCGCTGCCGCATCGCCGGCTCCACGACCATCCCGATGAAGCAGATCCCCGAGCACGTCGGCACGTTGCCCAAGGACAAGCACCTGCTGATCCACTGCCACCACGGCGGACGCAGCATGCGGGTGACCCAGTTTTTGCGCGCCAACGGTTTTTCGGCGGTGAGCAACGTGGCCGGTGGCATCGACGCCTGGTCACTGGCGATCGACGCGAGCGTGCCGCGGTATTGA